From Corvus cornix cornix isolate S_Up_H32 chromosome 5, ASM73873v5, whole genome shotgun sequence, the proteins below share one genomic window:
- the TKFC gene encoding triokinase/FMN cyclase, which translates to MEVSKKLVTTVSGCADDALAGLVACNPGLRLLQGHRVVLRDDLPAIRGRVALLSGGGSGHEPAHAGYVGKGMLTGVVAGAVFASPSVGSVLAAIRAVAQAGAAGILLIVKNYTGDRLNFGMALERARAEGANVRMVVVGDDCAFATPGKAGRRGICGTVLIHKVAGALAEAGASLDEIVEKVTAAAKAMGTLGLSLSPCSIPGSKPSFQLAEDEMELGLGIHGEAGVRRMKVLPADKAVETMLEHMTDPSNSSHLSLTPGSSVVLVVNNLGGLSCLELGIVAGAAVRCLESREIRIARALVGSFMTALEMAGVSLTLMRVDEELVGLIDAKTTAMAWPNIPTGPATTRREEVPAPMEGPRKPQDEPGIGPGTVRVQRVLERVCSTLLDIQDKLNELDRGAGDGAAGHPHPVVASIPTAIREWMRSRPPPAAPAQLLSALADVLLEQMGGSSGVLYGLFLTAAARSLQGRSDSPAWADAMDAGIEAMQRYGGAAPGDRTMLDSLCAAAQALHALRSPGADPLRVLAAAVQSAEVAAEATRHMEAGAGRASYIRSSRLEQPDPGAVAVAAVLGAVLEGLRDPLEAPH; encoded by the exons ATGGAG GTCTCCAAAAAACTGGTGACGACCGTGTCCGGCTGTGCCGACGATGCTCTGGCTGGGCTGGTGGCCTGCAATCCCGGGCTCCggctgctccagggacaccGGGTGGTCCTTCGGGATGACCTGCCGGCCATCCGTGGCCGTGTGGCCCTGCTGTCCGGAGGGGGATCCGGCCACGAGCCCGCGCACGCAG GCTACGTCGGGAAGGGAATGCTGACTGGAGTGGTGGCCGGAGCCGTGTTCGCATCCCCGTCCGTGGGCAGTGTCCTGGCGGCCATCCGGGCCGTGGCACAGGCCGGAGCAG CTGGGATCCTCCTGATCGTGAAGAACTACACCGGGGACCGGCTGAATTTCGGGATGGCCCTGGAGCGGGCGCGGGCCGAGGGGGCCAACGTGCGGATGGTGGTGGTGGGCGACGACTGCGCCTTCGCCACGCCGGGGAAAGCCGGCCGCCGCGGGATCTGTGGCACCGTCCTCATCCACAAG GTGGCGGGAGCTCTGGCTGAGGCGGGAGCGAGCTTGGATGAGATCGTGGAGAAGGTGACGGCGGCTGCCAAAGCCATGG GTACCCTGGGTCTCAGCCTGTCTCCCTGCAGCATCCCGGGATCCAAGCCCTCGTTCCAGCTGGCTGAGGACGAgatggagctggggctgg GGATCCACGGCGAGGCTGGAGTGCGCAGGATGAAG GTGCTGCCAGCGGATAAGGCCGTGGAGACGATGCTGGAGCACATGACGGATCCATCCAACTCTTCCCACCTGTCCCTGACCCCTG GATCCTCCGTGGTGCTCGTGGTAAACAACCTGGGTGGATtgtcctgcctggagctgggaattgtggctggagctgctgtgcgCTGCCTGG AGAGCCGAGAGATCCGCATCGCCCGGGCCTTGGTGGGATCCTTCATGACGGCGCTGGAAATGGCCGGAGTGTCCCTCACCCTCATGCGGGTGGACGAGGAGCTGGTGGGGCTGATCG ATGCCAAGACCACGGCCATGGCATGGCCCAACATTCCCACGGGACCGGCAACCACCCGGAGAGAGGAGGTGCCAGCACCGATGGAGGGACCCAGGAAGCCACAGGATGAGCCTGGAATTG gacctggcacagTGCGGGTGCAGCGGGTGCTGGAGCGGGTGTGCAGCACCTTGCTGGATATCCAGGATAAGCTCAACGAGCTGGATCGGGGAGCTGGTGACGGGGCTGCG GGCCACCCCCATCCTGTTGTCGCTTCCATCCCCACAGCCATCCGGGAATGGATGCGCTCCCGGCCGCCTCCGGCCGCCCCGGCCCAGCTGCTCTCCGCCCtggctgatgtgctgctggagcagatgggAGGCTCCTCTGGAGTG CTCTATGGGCTCTTCCTGACGGCGGCCGCCCGGAGCCTGCAGGGCCGCAGCGATTCCCCGGCATGGGCTGATGCCATGGACGCCGGGATTGAGGCCATGCAGAG GTATGGAGGAGCCGCGCCAGGAGACCGGACAATG ctggattCGCTGTGTGCAGCCGCGCAGGCTCTGCATGCCCTGCGCAGTCCCGGTGCCGACCCGCTCCgggtgctggcagctgctgtccAG AGCGCAGAGGTGGCAGCGGAGGCCACCAGGCACATGGAGGCCGGGGCGGGCAGAGCCAGCTACATCCGCTCATCCCGGCTGGAGCAGCCCGATCCCGGGGCTGTGGCAgttgcagcagtgctgggagcagtgctggaggggcTGCGGGACCCCCTGGAGGCCCCCCACTGA